The following is a genomic window from Rhodothermales bacterium.
CGGACGGGTTGGCGAACCTCAGCCGGGTGGTGTTCTGGAATACGGCAGCGCCGGCGGACCGGTTCGATCTCGTCGACGATGGATTAAATGGTGGGGACGACGTGGCCGGCGACGGACGCTACACCATCACCGTCCAGGTGGCCAGCGACAACGCGCCCGGGCCGCGGGTGTTTGCTTTCCAGGCGACCGATCGGGCGGGGCTGGAGAGCAACGTCGTCGAGAAAACGATCACGATCGAGTAAGGGGTTTCAGGTTCCAGGTTACAGGTTTAATGATGATACGAGGTTTGGCCGTCCTATTCGTGTTGTTTTCCCTGGTCGTGTCAGTGCGGGCGCAAGTTCCGTCGCTGGAGGCGGCCGGCGTGCCGGGGATCGTGCGGAATAGCACGGCGAACCTGCATGCGCGTGGCGATTCGTTGTGGGTGGGCTCATTCCTCAATCTCACGACGGATGGAGGATCGACCTGGCTGCTGGCCGATGCGGACTCGCTCTTCGGGTCGCGCAACAGTGTGTTTTCGATCGATACCGAGGGCGATGTCGTGTGGGTCGGCCTCGGGTATCTGAGCGACGCGACGAGCGGCAGCTCGGAACAGTCGGCCGGCGGCTTCCTCGTTTCCACCGACGGCGGGCGCACGTTCACCTACCGATTCCCCCAGCTCGATAGCCCGGATAGCGACACGGAGACGTATGGCGTTTCGACCCTGCCGGCGTTGCCTGTCATCGTCCCGCAACAGAGTCCACCGTTCGACATCGATTACAACGCCGCCACCGACGAGGTCTGGGTAGCCGCCTGGGCCAGTGGCATTCGCCGCTCCGCCGACGGCGGACGGACGTGGCGCCGGGTCGTGTTGCCGCCGGATGACCTGGATTACATCCATCCCGATTCGACCTACAGTTTCGAGATCGAGCCGCGGCGCGGCCTGACCGGTTGGTTCAACTATCTCGGGTTTGGCGTGCTGTTGGATGAGACGCAGACGGTCTGGGCTGGCACGGTAGCCGGCGTCAACCGCTCCACGCCGGCCGACGTGACCTCCTCGGGCGAGCGCGCCTGGCGGCGGTTTTCGTTCGACGGCACCTCCGCGGGCCTCACCGGCAACTGGGTGATTTCGATCGAGGAACAGCCGCTCCCCGGGCGGAATGCCATCTGGATGGCCACGTGGGACGGCAGCGACGGCACCGGGCCGCGCCAACAATTTGGCGTCACCGTCACCCGAGACGGCGGCGAGACGTTCGAGCAGGTGCTGACTGACGAGCGCATCTTCGACTTCGCCTTCGCCGGCGACCGCATCTACGCCGCCGGTGAGGCCGGCCTGTTCATCACCGACGACGGTGGCGTCACCTGGCGCACGGTCCGGTATTTCAACGATCCCGCCCAGTCCGATCGCCCCATTCCGCCGGATGTCGAGGTCAATGCCGTCGAGGTCACCGCCAATGGCGACCTCTGGGTAGGCTCGACTGACGGGCTCTTTAAGAGCACGGATAGGGGAGCGACCTGGACGATCTTCCGCGTCGAAGTCCCGCTCCATCCGACGACCCCGACGGAGACGATCCCGGATGTGGACGTATTTGCCTATCCCAATCCGTTTTCGCCGCCGCAGGACCGATTCGTGCGGATCCGGTACGAGTTGGAAAGCGAGCGCGCCGTTTCGCTCCGGATCTTCGATTTTGAGATGAACCTGGTGCGCGAGCTGGAGGCCTCGGGGCAGGGGGCCGGCGTCCGCGAGACCACCTGGGACGGCGTGGACCGGAACGGGCTGCGCGTGGCGAATGGCGTGTATTTTTATGTCGTGAAGGCCGGCGACGCGTCGTATCGCGGTAAAATTCTAGTCATCGAGTAGGGTGGCATACGATATGATCAAAATCACATGTCATCCCGAGCGAAGCCCAGGGACCTCCCTCAGCCTGGTATGTCATCCCGAGCGAAGCCGAGGGACCTCCCTCAGCCTGGCGCTACTTCTCCTCCTCCTCGTACCCAACGCCGCCTCCGCCCAGTCCGCCGGCGCCTTCGCCCGGCTCGGTTTCGGCGCCCGGGGGATGGCGATGGGCAACGCACAGACCGCCGACGCCGCCGCCAGCGCGTTTTACAACCCCGCGCTAGCGCCCTTTGCCACCCGCCAGA
Proteins encoded in this region:
- a CDS encoding FlgD immunoglobulin-like domain containing protein, producing MAVLFVLFSLVVSVRAQVPSLEAAGVPGIVRNSTANLHARGDSLWVGSFLNLTTDGGSTWLLADADSLFGSRNSVFSIDTEGDVVWVGLGYLSDATSGSSEQSAGGFLVSTDGGRTFTYRFPQLDSPDSDTETYGVSTLPALPVIVPQQSPPFDIDYNAATDEVWVAAWASGIRRSADGGRTWRRVVLPPDDLDYIHPDSTYSFEIEPRRGLTGWFNYLGFGVLLDETQTVWAGTVAGVNRSTPADVTSSGERAWRRFSFDGTSAGLTGNWVISIEEQPLPGRNAIWMATWDGSDGTGPRQQFGVTVTRDGGETFEQVLTDERIFDFAFAGDRIYAAGEAGLFITDDGGVTWRTVRYFNDPAQSDRPIPPDVEVNAVEVTANGDLWVGSTDGLFKSTDRGATWTIFRVEVPLHPTTPTETIPDVDVFAYPNPFSPPQDRFVRIRYELESERAVSLRIFDFEMNLVRELEASGQGAGVRETTWDGVDRNGLRVANGVYFYVVKAGDASYRGKILVIE